Sequence from the Chloroflexi bacterium ADurb.Bin180 genome:
AGTGACGGGAAGTCACCCGACTTCATGCCCGCCTGGTCGCCTGATGGCAAACGTCTCGCCTTCACTACAACGCGCGATGGTAATCAGGAAGTCTACTTGATGGATGCCGACGGGACGGGGCTGACTGACCTAACGAAGTCCCCCGGGGAGGACTATGCGCCTGTCTGGTCGCCTGACGGGAAGCAGATAGCTTTTGTGAGCAAGCGCAACGATGAGACTCCCCAGATCTATGTCATGAACAGTGACGGCAGCGACCAGGCCCGCCTAACGAGCGGTAAGCAGTACAACGATTCACCCGACTGGTCGCCCGACGGTAGCACGATCGTGTGGCAGCAGTTCGAGCGAAAGGGCTTCATAGTGACCACGACGGATATCTGGGCCATGAAGCCCGATGGAACTGCGCCGCGGCAGTTGACTCACGCCTCTATAGTGGACCCCGAATTCTGGACAGCAGAAACGGGGTAAGATAGGTACATGCCACGCAAGACTTACTCGCCGGCCCTCAAGGCCAAAGCAGTGCTGGCCCTGCTCAAGGAAGACCA
This genomic interval carries:
- a CDS encoding translocation protein TolB, producing the protein MDADGTGLTDLTKSPGEDYAPVWSPDGKQIAFVSKRNDETPQIYVMNSDGSDQARLTSGKQYNDSPDWSPDGSTIVWQQFERKGFIVTTTDIWAMKPDGTAPRQLTHASIVDPEFWTAETG